Part of the Verrucomicrobiia bacterium genome is shown below.
GTTTAAACGCTCCTCCTCTCCCCAGCCCTCTCCTCCGCTCCGAGCGGAAGAGAGGGAGTCCGAATGGGACTGCACAGCTGTGCATCAGGGCGTCATTCGAAGGGGCGCGTTTCCTTACAGCATCTCTTTGCTGGCGCGAGCTTCGTGTGATTCGAATGTTTCGAGTGTTTCGTGGTAGATCTTCTTATCCGCGTTTGCAGTTCCTGATGTGCCTGAGCCACTCAAACATGGAAGCGTCACCTGCGGGAAATTTTACTGTGAATCAAGCCCCACCTGCTTCAGCGGATTCCATCCGTCCGCGCCACCCAGCACGGAATGCGGAGTAATCGCTTTCGCCTCGGCGTCCGACAACTGGCGAATCCACGGAACACGCTTCTCCACTACTGCGCCTGGCCCCGTGTTTCCGTGCTCTGCGTAACGCGTGGTTTGCTCGGCGTCCTTCTTGTTCCAGTTGTGCCAGCCTTCGGGACGAACCACCTCGGACATGCTTGTGTTCAGGAAAACCGTGCTGGCGAAGTTCCGCCAGGGGCGGCCGAGGTAGGTCTTCACATCGTTCGTTCCCGTGATCCGGCCATTCGCAAAAACGAAACCGAACTTCTGTGTGTCCGGCGTGGATGCCGCGGTGATGTAGCCGTTGCGCAGGCAATGAATGTGACATTTTTCGAAGTACGCCGTGGCTCCGCCAAAGATGAAATCCACGTGCCCTTCAATGTAGCAGTTCTCAAAATACTGCCTCCCGCGATTCAACAGGAT
Proteins encoded:
- a CDS encoding pectinesterase family protein yields the protein MNNSQPFHGVASVLAMASLLFVTGSLHAHTNLYVSADGSAQFTTVQAAVMAVPAGSSSNRVFIHIKPGTYREVIYVQREKRFFHFIGESAEKTILTFDLNANIRGADGKPIGTFRTPTVLIDAEDFTAENVTFENSAGPVGQALAIRVDGDRAAFRNCRFLGWQDTILLNRGRQYFENCYIEGHVDFIFGGATAYFEKCHIHCLRNGYITAASTPDTQKFGFVFANGRITGTNDVKTYLGRPWRNFASTVFLNTSMSEVVRPEGWHNWNKKDAEQTTRYAEHGNTGPGAVVEKRVPWIRQLSDAEAKAITPHSVLGGADGWNPLKQVGLDSQ